The Desulfomicrobium macestii genome has a segment encoding these proteins:
- a CDS encoding ABC transporter ATP-binding protein, with protein sequence MPLLELDQVCVNYGAVKAVRDVSLYVEHGEVVTLIGANGAGKSTILRAVSGLARIASGALRFSGTDIAKTRPDAIVRAGLAHCPEGRQVLARQSIEDNLLLGAYIRKDKDGIARDLEKSYTMFPRLRERRRQPAGTLSGGEQQMLAIARALMSSPRMLLLDEPSLGLAPLVVEEIFAILDSLSAQGMTILLVEQNARLALAHSHRGYVLESGQIAATGEARALLDDDRVLAAYLGA encoded by the coding sequence ATGCCGTTGCTTGAACTTGATCAGGTCTGCGTGAACTACGGCGCGGTCAAGGCCGTGCGAGACGTCAGCCTCTACGTCGAGCATGGCGAGGTGGTCACTCTCATCGGCGCCAACGGAGCGGGCAAGAGCACCATCCTGCGCGCCGTCTCCGGCCTGGCCCGCATCGCGTCCGGCGCGCTGCGTTTTTCGGGAACCGACATCGCCAAAACCCGGCCGGACGCCATTGTCCGCGCCGGACTGGCGCATTGCCCCGAAGGACGCCAGGTCCTGGCCAGGCAGAGCATCGAGGACAACCTCCTGCTTGGCGCCTACATCCGCAAGGACAAGGACGGCATCGCCCGTGATCTGGAAAAGTCCTACACCATGTTTCCGCGTCTTCGGGAGCGTCGTCGCCAGCCTGCCGGAACCCTTTCCGGCGGCGAACAGCAGATGCTGGCCATCGCCCGCGCCCTCATGAGCTCGCCGCGCATGCTCCTGCTCGATGAACCGTCCCTGGGACTCGCGCCGCTGGTGGTGGAGGAGATTTTCGCCATTCTCGACTCCCTGAGCGCCCAGGGCATGACCATCCTTCTTGTGGAACAGAACGCGCGGCTGGCCCTGGCGCATTCCCATCGCGGCTACGTGCTCGAATCCGGACAGATCGCAGCCACCGGTGAAGCCAGGGCGCTGCTTGACGACGACCGTGTTCTGGCTGCGTATCTGGGGGCCTGA
- a CDS encoding branched-chain amino acid ABC transporter permease, which translates to MNIVYFLQNILNGLSIGSVYAIFALGYTLVFSILGIINFAHGAVFTLGAYCTYALAVGDFGLNGLLAGMSLPFSLPFPLALLGGSIMAGCVGVLVERLAFRPLRAKGADPLLALVSSLGVALILVNCLQFLVGAEIYSFPSDIFGSLPMAMIFKMDGKILAVRTVQLIILGVSLAMLLVLAWFMNRTRMGKALQATAENPETASLLGINVDRYILSTFFISGALGGLAGTLIGASFGLAGPYFGVSYGLKGLAVIVLGGLGSIPGAVLGGLVIGLGEAFLPPDYSSMKEAVAFVMLFVILLARPQGLLGQQTIQKV; encoded by the coding sequence ATGAACATCGTCTATTTCCTGCAAAACATCCTGAACGGCCTTTCCATCGGCTCGGTCTACGCCATCTTCGCCCTTGGCTACACGCTGGTCTTTTCCATTCTGGGGATCATCAACTTCGCCCACGGTGCGGTCTTCACCCTTGGTGCATACTGCACCTACGCCCTGGCCGTCGGTGATTTCGGCCTGAACGGACTTCTGGCCGGCATGAGCCTGCCATTCAGCCTGCCTTTTCCCCTGGCGCTTCTGGGCGGCTCCATCATGGCCGGTTGCGTGGGCGTTCTGGTCGAGCGGCTGGCTTTCCGGCCGCTGCGGGCCAAAGGGGCCGATCCGCTCCTGGCGCTGGTCAGCAGCCTTGGCGTTGCGCTCATTCTGGTCAATTGCCTGCAATTTCTTGTCGGCGCGGAAATCTATTCCTTTCCGTCCGACATTTTCGGATCATTGCCCATGGCCATGATCTTCAAGATGGACGGCAAGATCCTGGCCGTGCGCACCGTGCAGCTCATCATCCTGGGCGTCAGCCTGGCCATGCTGCTGGTGCTGGCCTGGTTCATGAACCGGACCCGCATGGGCAAGGCCCTGCAGGCCACGGCCGAGAATCCCGAAACCGCCAGCCTGCTCGGCATCAACGTCGACCGCTACATCCTGTCCACATTTTTCATCTCCGGCGCCCTGGGCGGCCTGGCGGGCACGCTCATCGGGGCGAGCTTCGGCCTGGCCGGACCGTATTTCGGCGTCAGCTACGGCCTCAAGGGCCTGGCGGTCATCGTGCTGGGCGGTCTCGGCAGCATTCCCGGGGCGGTTCTCGGCGGACTTGTCATTGGTCTGGGCGAGGCGTTTCTGCCCCCGGACTATTCGTCCATGAAAGAGGCCGTGGCCTTTGTCATGCTTTTCGTCATTCTTCTGGCCCGCCCCCAGGGGCTTCTGGGCCAGCAAACCATCCAGAAGGTTTAG
- a CDS encoding LutB/LldF family L-lactate oxidation iron-sulfur protein, with product MLNQDPLKYRELAAKAVEDKQLHRALAKMRDKVGRNAVNLYNQLSPGHDPRQDAKAVRRKIVDNLDVVLETLSANIRARGGHVHLAETGEDAVEYCLGVARRFEVSRVVKGKSMLSEEIHLNDALEAAGIETVETDLGEYIVQLKGEAPSHIIAPAIHYTREQVGELFAEKLDQPYTDDPPTLTAMARKALREKMLTADMGISGGNTACAETGHVTIVSNEGNIRMATTMPRVHVVLLGIEKIAATLEDHDILLRMLTRAAAGQKISTYVSYVGGPRLPDEPDGPEEFHLVLVDNGRSRILADPDFREVLHCVRCGGCLNVCPVYMAIGGHSYGSPYCGPIGAVFTPLTRGINTCHHLCQGETLCGACKQVCPVDNDLPRMLSLLRSKLADGDRRWDVRRQSLPTKLVFGAWSVIMRHRRMYDALSVMARFGQRLLPRKNGWIRRLPGPLGGWTRGRDFPPLAQESFADRWARRDKTGRGA from the coding sequence ATGCTGAACCAGGACCCACTGAAATACAGGGAATTGGCCGCCAAGGCCGTCGAGGACAAGCAGCTGCACAGGGCTCTCGCCAAGATGCGCGACAAGGTCGGACGCAACGCGGTGAACCTCTACAACCAGCTTTCGCCCGGGCATGACCCGCGTCAGGACGCCAAGGCCGTGCGCCGTAAGATCGTGGACAATCTTGATGTCGTGCTCGAAACCCTGAGCGCGAACATCCGCGCCCGGGGCGGACATGTCCATCTGGCCGAGACCGGAGAGGACGCCGTGGAATACTGCCTGGGTGTTGCCAGGAGGTTTGAGGTCTCCCGCGTGGTCAAGGGCAAGTCCATGCTCAGCGAGGAAATCCACCTCAACGATGCGCTCGAAGCCGCCGGCATCGAAACCGTGGAGACGGATCTTGGCGAGTACATCGTGCAGCTCAAGGGCGAGGCGCCGTCGCACATCATCGCTCCGGCCATCCACTACACCCGCGAACAGGTCGGCGAACTGTTCGCCGAAAAACTGGACCAGCCCTACACCGACGATCCGCCGACCCTGACCGCCATGGCGCGCAAGGCCCTGCGCGAAAAGATGCTCACCGCCGACATGGGCATCTCCGGCGGCAACACCGCCTGCGCCGAGACCGGACACGTGACCATCGTTTCCAACGAAGGCAACATCCGCATGGCCACGACCATGCCCCGGGTTCATGTGGTGCTGCTGGGCATCGAGAAGATCGCGGCCACCCTTGAGGATCACGACATCCTGCTGCGCATGCTGACTCGCGCGGCGGCGGGGCAGAAGATCTCAACCTACGTCAGCTATGTGGGCGGGCCGCGCCTGCCCGATGAACCGGACGGCCCGGAGGAATTTCATCTGGTCCTGGTGGATAACGGCCGCAGCCGCATTCTGGCCGATCCGGATTTTCGCGAGGTGCTGCACTGCGTGCGTTGCGGCGGATGCCTCAATGTCTGCCCGGTTTACATGGCCATTGGCGGCCACAGTTACGGCTCGCCGTATTGCGGCCCCATCGGCGCGGTCTTCACGCCGCTGACACGGGGCATCAACACCTGCCATCACCTCTGCCAGGGAGAAACCCTGTGCGGTGCATGCAAGCAGGTCTGCCCGGTGGATAACGACCTGCCGCGCATGCTCTCGCTGCTGCGCTCCAAGCTGGCCGACGGCGACAGGCGTTGGGACGTGCGCCGTCAGAGCCTGCCGACAAAGCTGGTTTTCGGAGCCTGGTCGGTGATCATGAGGCACCGGCGCATGTACGACGCGCTGAGTGTAATGGCCAGATTCGGCCAGAGACTGCTGCCCCGCAAGAACGGCTGGATCAGACGCCTGCCCGGGCCGCTGGGCGGCTGGACCAGGGGCCGTGATTTTC
- a CDS encoding ABC transporter substrate-binding protein produces the protein MRIFVLLAASLLFAQAAFAGPVGSPIPVGIAVGQTTNVALFGEEQVNGAKVAERMINEKGGVGGTPIKLVFQDTGGDEAGAINAFQNLISRDKVVAIIGPTLSQQAFAANPIANQAKVPVVGPSNTAKGVAQIGEYVSRISAPMTLVAPNALKRALAVNPNIKNVAVVYAQDDAFNVSETGIFQEAIKDMGLNIALVQKTSVKDTDFTTQVTAILGAGVDMVVMSCLAADGGNMVKQLRQFGYGGIIVGGNGFNSPNMYPVCGKECTGVIVAQAYSPKADNAENNAFVPVFKEMFKKDPAQFSAQAYTSVKVVVDALNEVEQSTGKKVADMDTAELRTALNAAIISSSYETPLGEIVLDADGEITQKTFYVSQIKIAEDGKTGIMELLPE, from the coding sequence ATGCGCATATTCGTTTTGCTTGCAGCAAGTCTGCTTTTCGCCCAGGCCGCCTTTGCCGGGCCGGTCGGCAGCCCCATTCCCGTAGGTATCGCCGTGGGACAGACCACCAATGTGGCCCTGTTCGGCGAGGAACAGGTCAACGGCGCCAAGGTGGCTGAAAGGATGATCAACGAAAAGGGCGGCGTGGGCGGAACTCCCATAAAGCTCGTGTTCCAGGATACCGGCGGAGACGAAGCCGGGGCCATCAACGCCTTCCAGAACCTGATCTCCCGCGACAAGGTCGTGGCCATCATCGGGCCGACCCTGTCTCAGCAGGCCTTTGCCGCCAACCCCATCGCCAACCAGGCCAAGGTGCCCGTTGTCGGCCCCTCCAACACGGCCAAGGGCGTGGCTCAGATCGGCGAATATGTGTCCCGCATTTCCGCCCCCATGACCCTGGTCGCCCCCAACGCCCTGAAGCGCGCCCTCGCGGTCAACCCGAATATCAAGAACGTGGCCGTGGTCTATGCCCAGGATGACGCGTTCAACGTCTCCGAGACCGGCATTTTCCAGGAAGCCATCAAGGACATGGGCCTCAACATCGCCCTCGTCCAGAAGACCAGCGTCAAGGACACGGACTTCACCACCCAGGTCACGGCCATCCTCGGCGCGGGTGTGGACATGGTGGTCATGAGCTGCCTGGCGGCCGACGGCGGCAACATGGTCAAGCAGCTGCGCCAGTTCGGCTACGGGGGAATTATCGTGGGCGGCAACGGTTTCAACTCTCCGAACATGTACCCGGTCTGCGGCAAGGAATGCACCGGCGTCATCGTGGCCCAGGCTTACAGCCCCAAGGCCGACAACGCCGAAAACAACGCCTTTGTCCCCGTGTTCAAGGAAATGTTCAAGAAGGATCCGGCCCAGTTCTCGGCTCAGGCCTACACCAGCGTGAAGGTCGTCGTGGATGCCTTGAACGAAGTGGAGCAGAGCACCGGCAAAAAGGTCGCGGACATGGACACGGCCGAACTGCGCACCGCCCTCAATGCGGCCATCATCTCCAGTTCCTATGAAACGCCTCTTGGCGAGATCGTCCTCGACGCCGATGGCGAGATCACCCAGAAGACGTTCTATGTATCCCAGATCAAGATCGCCGAAGACGGCAAGACCGGGATCATGGAGCTCTTGCCCGAATAA
- a CDS encoding branched-chain amino acid ABC transporter permease: MGMFLDNYGFLMVAIIQQALLGMSLWYPLMAGQLSLASIGFYSLGGYIAAIMGTSPLFAAWRETLGAALYPVEWLIAMLASCLLGLLVGIPALRLRGIYLALATIAFVQVLNVVVLVLDVTGGAVGLFGIPQPFEKRIGYLWFFGPLLIVMLIFSWRLTRTVAGRSFMAIREDELAAQAMGISTTFEKVRAFVIGCGLAGVVGAMSAPFLNTWNARQSSFDASVACLAYVLIGGARSIWGPLLGAILLVALPEVLRPLKDARLIMNGIVLVVACIYLPQGIAGLLASLRRKASGVA, from the coding sequence ATGGGCATGTTTCTCGACAACTACGGTTTTTTGATGGTGGCCATCATCCAGCAGGCGCTCCTGGGGATGAGCCTGTGGTATCCGCTCATGGCCGGACAGCTCTCCCTGGCCAGCATCGGCTTCTATTCCCTGGGCGGCTACATCGCGGCCATCATGGGTACGAGCCCGCTCTTTGCAGCCTGGCGTGAAACCCTGGGCGCGGCCCTCTATCCGGTGGAGTGGCTCATCGCCATGCTGGCCAGCTGCCTGCTCGGGCTGCTGGTCGGCATCCCGGCGCTGCGCTTGCGCGGCATCTATCTGGCCCTGGCGACCATCGCCTTCGTGCAGGTGCTCAATGTCGTGGTGCTGGTCCTGGACGTGACCGGCGGAGCGGTGGGCCTTTTCGGCATCCCGCAGCCCTTCGAGAAGCGCATCGGCTACCTGTGGTTCTTCGGTCCGCTCCTGATCGTCATGCTCATCTTTTCGTGGCGGCTGACCCGCACCGTGGCCGGGCGGTCCTTCATGGCCATCCGCGAGGACGAACTGGCCGCACAGGCCATGGGCATCTCCACCACCTTCGAGAAGGTCCGCGCCTTTGTCATCGGTTGCGGACTGGCCGGTGTCGTCGGAGCCATGAGCGCGCCGTTCCTCAATACCTGGAACGCCCGCCAGAGCAGCTTCGACGCCTCCGTGGCCTGTCTGGCCTATGTGCTCATCGGCGGCGCGCGGTCCATCTGGGGGCCGCTCCTGGGCGCCATCCTGCTTGTCGCGCTGCCCGAGGTGCTGCGTCCGCTCAAGGACGCCCGCCTGATCATGAACGGCATCGTCCTGGTCGTGGCCTGCATCTACCTGCCTCAGGGCATCGCCGGGCTGCTGGCTTCCCTGCGCCGCAAAGCTTCGGGGGTGGCCTGA
- a CDS encoding ABC transporter ATP-binding protein, whose amino-acid sequence MNSILSLEGVSRSFGGLMAVGDVGFSVQPGEIFGLIGPNGAGKTTLFNLISGLTPVSAGRISFLGKDILGIAPHKVAGMGMARTFQNIRLFSGMSVLDNVRAPMQTFARTGLLSDLLGLPASRAQERRIRDKALELLGLVGLESKARDLASSLPYGERRRLEIARALALRPKLLLLDEPAAGLNLAEKAELSAFIRDLRTRFDLTVLIIEHHVPLVMGLCDRLAVLNFGRLICQGKPDEVRNDQCVIDAYLGDSHAVA is encoded by the coding sequence ATGAACTCCATTTTGAGCCTGGAAGGCGTATCGCGCTCATTCGGCGGACTCATGGCCGTCGGCGATGTCGGCTTCTCAGTACAGCCCGGTGAAATCTTCGGCCTGATCGGTCCCAACGGCGCGGGCAAGACCACGCTCTTCAACCTGATTTCCGGACTCACGCCTGTTTCGGCAGGCCGAATCAGTTTTCTGGGCAAGGACATCCTCGGTATCGCGCCGCACAAGGTCGCCGGCATGGGCATGGCCAGAACCTTCCAGAACATCCGTCTGTTCAGCGGCATGAGCGTGCTCGACAATGTGCGCGCGCCCATGCAGACCTTTGCCCGGACCGGTCTTCTGTCGGACCTGCTCGGCCTTCCGGCCAGCCGCGCCCAGGAAAGGCGCATCCGGGACAAGGCCCTGGAGCTGCTCGGGCTTGTCGGGCTTGAATCCAAGGCCCGGGATTTGGCGTCATCCCTGCCCTACGGCGAGCGCAGGCGTCTTGAGATCGCCCGCGCCCTGGCCCTGCGCCCCAAACTGCTGCTGCTGGACGAACCGGCCGCGGGCCTGAATCTGGCCGAAAAGGCTGAATTGAGCGCCTTCATCCGCGATCTGCGCACCCGCTTCGATCTGACCGTGCTCATCATCGAGCACCACGTGCCGCTGGTCATGGGCCTTTGCGACCGCCTGGCCGTGCTCAACTTCGGCCGCCTCATCTGCCAGGGCAAGCCGGATGAAGTGCGCAACGATCAATGCGTCATCGACGCCTACCTCGGAGACAGCCATGCCGTTGCTTGA
- a CDS encoding MBL fold metallo-hydrolase has protein sequence MSFSASSASRTQRHGRNMFLLLAVLLLCACGNGYYRGPVSEHFDGSKFDNPWEPMPNRFGDFLKWRLTAERGYWPEHVPVEQTLPPARVMGEELRVTYVGHATVLLQTQGVNILTDPIWSERASPLGFAGPRRVAAPGVRFEDLPPIDLVLISHNHYDHLDLPTLERLHRAFNPLVLTPLGNDAIIRSAIPDMRLSSLDWGQDFVFGKEMRFVLEPMQHWSARGLFDRLDALWGAFVIDAPGGAIYFLADAGYARHLSEDFMAKYGTPRFSLLPVGAYEPEWFMRYAHMDPDEAVQTFLDLGQGRAMGTQHEVFPMADEAYAAPRREILEALQSRGMDESLFMLPKVGEWFTVPPR, from the coding sequence ATGAGTTTTTCAGCAAGCAGCGCATCGCGCACGCAGCGTCATGGCCGCAACATGTTTCTCCTGCTTGCCGTGCTGCTTCTGTGCGCTTGCGGCAATGGGTATTATCGCGGCCCGGTTTCGGAGCATTTCGACGGGAGCAAATTCGACAATCCCTGGGAGCCGATGCCCAACCGGTTCGGGGATTTTCTGAAGTGGCGCCTGACCGCCGAGCGTGGCTACTGGCCGGAGCATGTGCCGGTTGAACAGACGCTGCCTCCTGCGCGGGTCATGGGGGAGGAGTTGCGGGTGACCTATGTCGGCCACGCCACGGTGCTCTTGCAGACCCAGGGGGTGAACATCCTGACCGATCCGATCTGGTCCGAGCGGGCCAGTCCGCTGGGCTTCGCGGGCCCAAGGCGTGTGGCCGCGCCCGGGGTGAGGTTTGAGGACCTGCCGCCCATCGACCTGGTGCTGATCAGCCACAACCACTACGATCATCTGGACCTGCCGACCCTTGAACGCCTGCACCGGGCCTTTAATCCGCTCGTGCTCACCCCGCTTGGCAATGATGCCATCATAAGGTCCGCCATCCCGGACATGCGGCTTTCGAGCCTGGATTGGGGCCAGGACTTCGTGTTCGGCAAGGAGATGCGATTCGTGCTTGAGCCCATGCAGCACTGGTCGGCCCGGGGGCTTTTCGATCGCCTCGACGCCCTGTGGGGGGCTTTTGTCATCGATGCACCGGGCGGGGCCATCTACTTTCTGGCCGACGCTGGCTATGCACGGCACTTGTCCGAGGATTTCATGGCAAAGTACGGCACGCCGCGTTTCAGTCTGCTACCGGTCGGGGCGTACGAACCGGAATGGTTCATGCGCTATGCCCACATGGACCCCGACGAAGCGGTGCAGACTTTCCTCGACCTTGGGCAGGGGCGGGCCATGGGCACCCAGCACGAGGTCTTTCCCATGGCTGACGAAGCCTATGCGGCCCCTCGCCGGGAGATTTTGGAGGCCTTGCAGTCCAGGGGCATGGACGAATCGCTCTTCATGCTCCCAAAAGTAGGGGAGTGGTTCACGGTCCCACCGCGCTGA
- a CDS encoding (Fe-S)-binding protein — translation MTKPKRVTLFIQCIVDSCFPAVGEAMVKVLERQGLALDYPANQTCCGQPAFNAGYRDEAARLASHYLDVFEDAEAIVCPSGSCVHMVRHHYMELFAKDPRQLDRARRVAAKTFEFTEFLVEVLGVTDVGATWNGQVTYHDSCHLLRGLGVKDQPRALLSGVRGLTLVEMTRSDECCGFGGTFSAKYPEISEALLETKLANIQATGTGAVVGCDMGCLMHMQGMIRRRELPISVHHIAEILAGEE, via the coding sequence ATGACCAAACCAAAAAGGGTGACCCTGTTCATCCAGTGCATAGTGGATTCCTGTTTCCCCGCCGTGGGCGAAGCCATGGTCAAGGTGCTTGAGCGCCAGGGGCTTGCCCTTGACTACCCCGCGAACCAGACGTGTTGCGGCCAGCCCGCCTTCAACGCCGGATATCGTGACGAGGCGGCGCGGCTGGCGAGCCATTATCTGGACGTGTTCGAGGACGCCGAAGCCATCGTCTGTCCGTCGGGGTCGTGTGTGCACATGGTCCGCCACCACTACATGGAGCTTTTCGCCAAGGACCCGCGCCAGCTGGACCGGGCCAGGCGGGTGGCGGCCAAGACCTTCGAGTTCACCGAATTTCTGGTCGAGGTGCTGGGCGTGACCGATGTCGGCGCAACCTGGAACGGACAGGTCACCTACCACGACTCCTGCCATCTCCTGCGCGGGCTTGGCGTCAAGGATCAGCCTCGGGCACTGCTTTCCGGGGTGCGCGGTCTGACTCTTGTGGAGATGACCCGCTCCGATGAATGCTGCGGGTTCGGGGGCACCTTTTCGGCCAAATATCCGGAAATTTCCGAGGCCCTGCTCGAAACCAAGCTGGCCAACATCCAGGCCACCGGCACGGGCGCCGTGGTCGGCTGCGACATGGGCTGCCTCATGCACATGCAGGGCATGATCCGGCGGCGCGAGCTGCCCATCAGCGTGCATCACATCGCCGAAATCCTGGCCGGGGAGGAGTAG